The following is a genomic window from Paenibacillus sp. FSL R5-0766.
AAGAGAAAGCCAAGCAAAAAGAGAAAGAAGGTTCGGGCTGGAGCCTTAGCATGATTATTGGTGTGACCGCCGTAGCCATCCTTTCATTCCTTTTTGGTAAAGTTGTGCTCACTTTGCTTCCTGTTGTTATCGAGAATTTTCTATTCAAAAATGCATTCGACAATCAGTTTTTGCATAATTTACTGGAAGGCGGCATTAAGCTGATCCTGTTACTCGCCTATCTGTGGTTAATCTCACAGACGCCGATGATTAAACGTCTCTTCCAGTATCATGGAGCGGAACACAAAGTAATCAGCGCACATGAAGCTGGTGAAGAACTGACACCGGAGAACGTGCAAAAGTACAGCCGACTGCACTACCGCTGCGGAAGCAGTTTCATTATGTTGACTGTTATCATTGGAGTGTTTCTATACTCCCTTTTCACGTACGATAACCTCTGGGAACGGATGGGTCAGCGTCTATTGTTATTGCCAGTTGTGCTAGGCATTTCTTTTGAACTGTTAAAGCTCACGAATTCGGTACGTGATATTCCTGTACTGCGTTATCTCGGATACCCGGGATTGTGGCTGCAATTGCTGACAACAAAAGAACCGACCAACGAACAGGTAGAAGTATCCATTGCTTCGTTTAACCGTATGCGTGAGTTGGATGCCAAGCTTGCCAATGTCTCTGCTACCTCAGAAGTACCTGTTGCAACACTCGATCCTGTGAAAGGGTGAATGATATGAACAAGCAGGCAATCTTATTTTGGACGTTCATCGCACTAGCTGCTGTTGGAGTCTTGACTTGGCTGGGGAACGCTAGTCCATCCAGGATCATTATTCCTCTGGTCGTGTTCGGAGCCGTATTCCTGCTGTACAAATATCCGCCTCGTCGCTGGGCAAGCAAAACCAAATCACCGAAGATTAAACCATCGGCACGAACCATGGCAAAAGTTAATGCACAGTCCAGTGCCAGAAAGAGCAGCGGCTCTTCAAAGAAACGTAAGGATTATCCTTTCCAAGTGATTCAAGGACAAAAAGGGAAAAGTGATGAAGATATACCGAAATTTCACTAAAAGCTACTGAACAACCAAAAAAGCAGTTCTCCCAACTTGCGGAGAATTGCTTTTTTCACGTTTATACAGGAATCAGAGGTGGAGCTTCTGCCTGTTTCTTACGCAATTCTTTTCTTTGTTTGTCCAGCTGTTCACCATACATTTTCATATTCCATCCGTTGAAAAATTCGCTCCCTGCGGTAGCGCCTGATCGATATAAGGCTGTGCTGTCCTGTAACGATAAATGAAATTGCGTTGGTTTAATCCCAAGCGTTGGTATCTTCACTGTACGAAACCGGTTAATCTGTTCGATGTAGCGTTCATCATGTGCTGTGAGCATCGTCTCTACAAGGGCCTGAAGCATGCTTAGCGGTCCTTTAATCCGGGCGGGTTCTACTTCCGTCTTCCCCACCATTTTGAATCCGACAACCGGAATAACGTCTCCTCCTCGTTCCGAGCGATCACCATCGAAGAGCCACAACGGAAAATTGCTAAGCAATCCGCCATCCACGACATAAACGAACTGATCTTGAAAAGGAAGGCCTTTGGAGAATACTGGCGATTTGCGTATGACTACCGGATCGAAAAAATACGGGATACTGCAACTCATACGTACCGCCTTTGCAACATCCAGCTTCGCAGGGTCAATGCCAAACCGCCGAATATCGTCTGGCAACACCAGAATGGTCCCATTGGATATATCGGATGCGGTAATAAGCAACTTGCCTTGTGGCAAGTCAGCGAATGTGCGAATCCCTTTCTGCTCCAGCATCTTGCGAATCCATGATTCCAGCGCTTCTCCCGAATACAAACCTTTCTTCAAGAACAGCCTCGCGGCGGGTCCGATCCATCGGGTATTAAATATGGGGGAACGACGCAGCAATGAAGCAAACGGCGTATTCTCAATAATGACTTTCATCTCCTCGGCCCTGTAACCGGCCGCTAGCAGAGCAGCAACAATGGAACCGGATGATGTGCCTGCCACTCGATTAAACTGAATGCCGCAGTCTTGAGCACCCTGCACAGCACCTGCAAGCGAGATCCCTTTGACGCCTCCACCTTCAAACACCGCGTTAATTAACATAACAAAAAACCCCCGTTCTCCAGGCAGCCACGTTTCTACTGCCACTCTATGAGAACAAGGGTTTGTCTTATCACTGTATTGTTAAAATGTTTTAGAGACCATAATAAGCTTTTAATTTGGCAATTAGGCCGAGAGGGTTCTTCGTCAAGTATTGTGAACTAAAGAAAATATCCCCTTTGACCGAACCATACTTCTTGTTGTAGTTCAGCTGATCGATGATCTCCTGTGAAGTCTGCCAACCAATTTCCGGCGTACCTAACTTATAAGGAGAGTGACCGATATACAATTTTACATTTGTGTTAGCCACTTCATTCGCCCACCAGTCCACGACTTTGTCATATCGGGCTACGTTTAATGTCATACTCCAATACACCTGCGGAGCGACATAGTCGATCCACTCTTGGTTAATCCATGTCCGCACATCTGCATTCATGCTGTCATACGCGGTTACTCCTGCTTTGGTATCAGAACCTGTCAGATCAACGGATTTGTTACGCCATACACCAAATGGACTAATTCCATATTCAACGTTAGCTTTCACGCTGTGAATACTCTGCCCGAGCTGCTTAACGAACTGATTGATATTGTCCCGACGCCATTCAGCACGGTCTTTGGTATTCAATGTGTTATAGGTTTTGAAGGCTGCATCATCATTAAAAGTCACATTGGACGGATAGAAATAATCATCCAGATGTACGCCATCAATATCATACTGATTGACCACTTCCATGATCGTATCGATAATATGCTGTCTGGCTTCCGGGATGCCCGGGTTAATGTACAATTTGCCGGATGCATTCACAATCCAGTCGGGATGAAGCTTCGAGATGTGGTTTGCAGCCAAGTTTGATGTACTTGCTGAGTTCGTTGCTCTAAACGGATTAAACCAGGCGTGGAACTCCAGACCCCGTTTGTGTGCTTCCTCAACCATAAACGCGAGGGGATCATAACCTGGATCTTTACCTTGTGTTCCTGTCAATACGCTGTTCCAAGGTACCAGACCTGAAGGATAGATGGCATCCCCATTGGCTCTCACTTGGACAAATACGGCATTAATGCCCATACCTTGCAACGTATCTAGCTGTTTTGTATACTCCTGTTTTTGCTTCTCTACATTTCCCTTGGCACCAGATGTAGGCCAGTCTCCATTCACAGTGGAAATCCAGGCTCCCCGCATCTCTTCAGAAGCTGGCACAGTGCCCGTACCTCCTGGCTCCGCTGGGGTTACCGGGGTTGGTTCAGGAGTTGGGACTGATTCGTCTCCTGTGTACAGATCAATGGTCTGGGCAGCCTGATTCCAGTTCACTCGAATGCCCAGGTTCTCACTGACGAATCGAATGGGTACCATGACCCGACCCTGTTTCAATTCGACCGATGCATCCAGACCAACTACAGCGTTATCCACCGTCGCCTGCTGGCGTCCGCTCGTCATAGAGATGACCGAATCGGATTTCTGAATGGTCACGGTACGAGTAGCTTGAGACCATAAAACAGACGCACCCAGTCCTTCGCTAATAACACGCAGAGGCACCATCGTTACATTTACTTTGGGCAAGATGTAGGGTGATACATCCGATTCCAAACGGTTGCCGTCTAGAAAAATAGCGATTTCCTTCTGCCCGGCCGCTTGTGCCGTCATACCTGCTGTCTGTAATCCAAGTACAAAAATGAGCAGCAGCATCAATCCTTTACGAACGTTCATTAGTGCAGTCCTCCAAAATCATTATAAATTTGCGGTAAATTCTACTAGTTTAATAGACGCTCCTACCAATCGTTTAGTTGCGAAAATCACCAAATTATGGTGTGATTGCACAAAAAAAAATGCTTCCTGCCATTGAAACGGCAAGAAGCATCCTTTGATCACAGGATACGATTCATTGTATATCACCATGTGTATTCCACTGCTGAAACTTAAGATTCTGTATTACTCATGACATCCTGAAGATTTTTGAGGTCACGCAACCGACTCTCGTCCTGACGGAAGTATTCAACCAAGGACTCGATGCATGTAATGGAGTCCCAGCTCAGATGATGTTCAATGCCTTCAACATCATTGTAGATATTTTGTTCCTGAACACCAATCGTTGTCAAAAATTGTTCAAGCAGATGATGGCGCTCCATCAAACGTTTGCCCATCTTTTTGCCTTTTGGCGTAAGCACCAGTCCGCGGTACTTTTCATAGATCAGGTACTCGTCTTTGTCCAGCTTTTGGATCATCTTCGTCACCGATGAAGGATGTACTTCCAGTCCTTCAGCTATATCAGACACACGAGCATAGCCCTTTTCATCAATTAATTTGTATATACGCTCCAAATAATCTTCCATACTGGGCGTTGGCATCTGCTTCCCTCTTTTCTCTCTGACCGGCCCCTATTCGTGCCTGGTCCCTATCTTATAATGATACATGTTATCAATACGCATTGGCAAGTCCTGCACAGTTCGGAGCGCGCTGTTTCACAAGTAATTGGCAGGCGTGACTTCTCCCCAAACGAGGCAAACTAAGCAAAGTTCCGCATCGAAAGGAGTGATTTCGTGAGTACAAGTGTAGCCTCACCGCCCGTTCGTAAAGCAAAAGGCACTAAACCCTTTATTCCCGATTTGGTGTATTTTGAACCCGGTGCGTTGGAATATGATAAAGGCAAACGGATTATGGAGTGGGTGACATCCAAAAACATACCTTATCAAATGACCACATCCCATAACCGTATCACAAACTTGCCGGGTGAAACCGAACAAGAAAAATATCGGATGGCAAAGCGTACTCTGGTCGTTGGTGTACGCAAAACACTTAAGTTCGACCAGTCGAAACCTTCAGCGGAATATGCCATTCCCATCTCTACAGGCTGTATGGGGCACTGCCATTATTGTTATCTTCAAACTACACTTGGTGCGAAACCTTATGTCCGTGTCTATGTTAATACCGAGGAGATCATTCAGGCTGCAAAAGGATACATCGAAGAACGCTCGCCTGAAATCACACGATTTGAAGCCGCCTGTACGTCTGATCCCGTAGGACTCGAGCATATCACGGAGAACCTAAGTGACCTGATTCGTTTTATGGCGGATGAAAAATACGGGCGCTTGCGATTTGTAACCAAATATCATCACGTTGATCCGTTGCTGAACCTTAAACATAACGGCCACACCCGTATCCGGTTTAGTGTCAATTCGGATTATGTCATCAAAAACTTTGAACCGGCTACCTCCAGATTTGAGGAACGCATTGAAGCTGCTGGCAAAATTGCACACGCCGGTTATCCCCTGGGATTCATTATCGCTCCGATTATGTGGTATGAAGGCTGGGAAGAAGGATACTCGGAGCTGTTGCAGAAACTGGCAGATACACTTCCAGAGGAAGCAACCAAGGATCTTACCTTTGAGATGATCCAGCACCGTTTTACCAAAACGGCCAAAGCGACCATTGAAAAGCGATATCCCAAAACCAAGCTGGAGATGGATATCGAGAAACGCAAGATGAAATGGGGCCGCTGGGGTCAGTACAAGTATGTGTATAAGGATGACCAGCAAGATGCGCTTCGCGAATTCATTACGGAACGAATCTTTGAACATTTTCCACTAGCCAATATTGATTACTTCACCTAAACGAACAACAGGATTGCCCAAAATCATATGCAGTTAAAAGCATGCCTAACAAACGATTAAAAAGCAGGTTACATGACCCAGAGTGACTCTGGTTAACATGTAGCCTGCTTTGTCATGCATTTTTAAATTCGAATTCAGTTCATCCGTTTAAATAATCATCCAGTCTGGTGTAATCTGCTGCAACCAGATGGTAATCTTCGTCATCTGATCTGTAAAAAGCAATACCCCAAGGAACAACATTAATGCTCCCCCAACTTTCATCATGACATTGGAATACCGTAAGATCCAGCGTGTTGAACCGATGAAAAAGGCCAAAATGAAAAACGGGATTGCAAACCCTGCCGTATAACCTGTAATCAGCGCCAGCCAGGTTGTGGGCTCACTTGCAGCCATCGCAATGATTGTTGCCAGAATGGGACCAATACACGGCGACCAGCCTGCTGAGAAACCGATGCCAAATATAAACGAGCCCAGATAGCCTGCAGGTTTCCATTTCATATCCAGCTTACGTTCCTTCATCAGAAACTGTGGCTTGAACACACCAAGCAAAAACAACCCCATAAGCATAATCAAAATCGCAGACAATTGCCGAATCAGTTCTCGGTTATCATTGAAAAATTGGCCAAACAGTCCAGCACCCAGGCCAAGAGAATAAAATACTGCCGAGAAACCTAAAATAAACGCCAGCGTATGCGTCATCGTCTTAAAGCGGACTTCGCGCTGATTGCGGTCATCCTTCAGTTGTTGCACCGTCATACCTGTAATGTAGGAGAGGTATGATGGATACAACGGAAGACAACAAGGTGATATAAATGAGACCAAGCCTGCTACAAAAGCCATCCATACATTAACATCAGGCATGAAGCGGATGTCTCCCTTCCCCGGGCTCACGTGCTTGCTCGTTCAGTCGTCAGGCTCGGAACCCTTTTTTTCCAATCATCGTCAGAATCAGCATCATGATCAGCAATAATACAATCGTTGCTCCAGGTGCGAGGTTCCAGATACCTGCTACAACCAGTCCAAGGACTACGGCAATTTCGCCGATAACCACGGATAAAATAATGGCGGATTTGAAACTTCGAGCCATCAACAGGCTGACCGCTACCGGAATGGTCAATAGTGCTGACACCAGAAGCGCACCGACAATCTTGATCGCCGTGCTTATGACAAGTGCTGTCATCACCGTGATTAACATGTTCAGAATTCTCACAGGCAACCCTGTAACCGCTGCCGCATCTTCCTCAAAGCTGAGCAGGAAAAATTCCTTATGTAACAATGCCACTACAATCACCACGATCAGCGTAACCACACCTACAAGCTTCAGATCCGTAGCGTCTAATGTATATATACTGCCGAATAAATAACTCATGACATCTGCATTATATCCTTTGCCCAGTGTAAAGAACAAGGAAGCAAGAGCCACGCCACCGGACATGATAATGGCAATCGATAATTCGGCATAACTCTTGTACGCTTTGCGCAATTTCTCTATCGCAAATGAAGCAAGCACGGCAAATATCAGGCCCACTGCAATGGGATACACTTCAATCAGGAATCCAAGTGCAACACCGGCAATGGTCACATGAGACAAGGTGTCTCCGATCATGGATAACCGCCGTAAGACCAGGAACAGTCCGATTAACGGAGCGGTAATGCCAATTAACAACCCACCCGCCAGGGCACGCTGAAAAAAATCACTCATTAATATTTCCAAAACAAACACGACTCCTTCGGCCTTACTCTAATCTAATGGGCCATAAATACGGCTAGCGTACCTGTGCAGTGGTATGTTGCAGATTGGTCTCAGCACAATCCTGTACCTCATGCGAATGACGGACATGAAAATTAATTTTTCCATTCGTTACAACAGCTTCAGAACCCAGATAACTCTCCATCCGATCCATATCATGAGACACCATTAGAAAAGTCATTCGGTGATGTTCATGCATATGCGTAATCAGTTCAAAGAAACTGGCCTGTGATTCAGCATCAATACCTACGGTAGGTTCATCCAGAATCAACAGATCCGGGTGATTGATAAGCGCTCGTGCCAAAAATACACGCTGCTGTTGTCCGCCGGACAATTGACCAATACGTTTGTTCGCCAGATCCTCGATCCGCATGACCTGCATCGCATCCGTGCACTGTTGCTGACATTTGCGAGACATACGACGGAACATGTTTTTGTTATTATACAAGCCTGACATGACCACTTCACGAACGGTCGCAGGGAACAACGGGTTAAATGCATTCTTTTGAGGCACATACCCGATTCGGTCCCAGTCCTTGAACCTGCGGATCGACTGTCCGAATAGTTTGATATCTCCCTGCGCAGGAGGAAGAAGTCCTACCAGCATGCGCAGCAATGTCGTTTTACCCGCCCCATTGGAACCGATAATCCCGACAAAGTCCCGTTCCTGGGCCATAAAATCGAGATTCTCAATCACTCGCTGGTCCCCGTAGGAAAATGATAGTTTCTCGATCTCTATAATTGGATCATGACATAGTGGCATGATTTGCTGCATGGCAAAGCCGCCCTTCATTATATATAAGAATCCCATAGCGTCCTAAGAGCCTTCACCGTGAACGGTAAAGACTCTTCGATCTGAATTCTTCATTCTATCTTATTTTAATGCGATCAGCAGATTTTGCAAATTTTTCTCCATGAGGGTGAAATAATCATCCCCGTTTGTTGCCTGCTCCTTGGTCAATCCCTCAACCGGATTAAGGACCATGGTCTCCACTCCTGCTTCACTTGCCAATGTTTTCGCCAATTTGTCAGATACCAGCTCTTCGAAGAAAATGTATTTAATGCCTTCATCTTTAACCAATTTCGCAAGCTTCACAATATCCTGTCCTGTCGGTTCAGCATCCGGGGAAAGTCCCATAATGGCATGCTGAGTTAATCCATAATCACGTGCAAGGTAGCCAAACGCTTGGTGCGAGACAACAATCTCGTTGTTTGGTACGTTAGCCAATTCATCTGTAAAACGCTGATCCAGCGTCTCAAGCTTCGTACGAAGCTCTTCATAACGTTGTTCGTAACCTGTTTTGTGATTAGGATCTGCCTCGACCAGACTATTTTTGATGTTTTCAGCCATGATCATGGCCGATTTCGGACTAACCCACGTATGTGGATCAATATGATGATCAGCGACATCTTCACTGGTAGCCCCATCTGTATGTTCATCTGTATGTTCATCTGCATGCTCGTCTTCGTGCTCTTCGCCGTGACCGTGCCCATCATCACCTTCAGCGGTTAACAGCTTAACACCTTCGCTGACGGCAACAGACTTCACCTGTGTATCGCTATTCAACGACTTCAGGAAATTCGGCACCCATCCTTCCAGTCCAGCTCCATTATAGAGAAACAGCTGTGCCTTGGACGTATTAACAATATCCTGACTCTTCGGAGTCCAGTCATGTGGCTCTACTCCGGTTGGCAGCAGGTTAATAACATTGGCATCCTCACCACCGATTGCAGTCGTAAAAGCATATACAGGATAAAATGTCGTCACAACGTTTACCTTGCCTTCCACAATCTTCGCACTATTGGAACTATCCTGCCCACAAGCTGACAATACCAGCAAAGTGAGAATAAGCAAACCCGTCCACAGTAACTTCATGTTGCCTCTTTTGCTCGTCTTCCCTATCCGGTTATCCTGAGCTTGATGTTGCTCTTTATAAAATGTCATTATGATTCACTCCGCATCTCTTAATCGTAAACATTACTGAAAGAATTATAGGTAACCTGAACCTACTTGTCAAGCTATCCCGTCCTATTCATTCTTTCCTGAAGTACGGAGTTCATAACAGTATATGCTTGTTCTCTTCCCTTAAGATGCGATTTATATCAACAAAAAAAGGGGCCCGAATTACATCGGGCCACCTTGTGTCATTTTTATGACAGAATTTGAAACAATTTCATAACTCAATTCTTATTTCACTTGTGCGCCATTAGGCATGTTGTCCGGTACTGTTGCCAGTGTTAGTTGGTCGCCATGCGATGCTGCAAGGATCATGCCCTGAGACAGTTCACCACGAAGTTTCACCGGTTTGAGGTTGGTCACACAGATGACTTTGCGTCCAACCATCTCTTCTGGTGAATAGAACTTCGCAATCCCAGATACGACCTGACGCTGCTCATAACCCAGATCGAGCTGCAATTTCAGCAACTTATCCGCTTTTTTGACCGGTTCGCAGGCAATGACTTGCGCGACACGCAGTTCAACTTTGGCAAAATCGTCAATCCCGATCTCTTCGGTACCTTCAGGGGCAGTTACCGGTTCAACAGCTGCTGAAGCTCCAGCATCTGCTTGACTTGTTTCAGGCTGTGCTGCTTTTTGGCCACCAGTCATTGCTTCGGAGATATAAGCAATTTCTTGTTCGGAATCCAAACGCGGGAAGATTGGATCACCTTTTTGCAATGCGTTTCCAGTTGGAACCAGACCCCATTGCTTGGCTGTATCCCAAGCGGTAAGTTCACCTTCCTGAATGCCGAGCTGTGCCCAGATTTTATGAGGAGCACGTGTCAGGAACGGTTGCAACAGAATGGAAGCAATTCGCAAGCTTTCGATCAGGTGAGCCATAACGGATGCCAATTCATCGCGTTTCGCCTCATCACGAGCCAGCGCCCATGGCTGCGTCTCATCAATATATTTGTTGGTGCGACTGACAAACTGGCTGATCGCTGTCAGTGCTACGGAAAACTGCAGGTTTTCCATCGCCTGTTCCACTTTTTCCACTGTAGCATGGCCTGCTTCTTCCAGCGAAGCATCAAATTCCGTTACATTCGATGCAAACGTAGGGGCTTTGCCTTCAAAATATTTGTCTACCATGGCAACGGTACGGTTCAACAGGTTACCCAGATCGTTCGCGAGGTCGGAGTTGACACGTTCTACGAAGCTCTCCGGTGTAAATGTACCATCGGAACCAAACGGTACTTCACGCAGCAGGTAATACCGCAGTGCATCGAGACCGTAACGGTCAATCAGAGTCACTGGATCAACGACATTACCTTTTGATTTGGACATTTTGCCATCCTTCATCAACAACCAGCCATGTGCAAACACTTTCTTCGGCAAAGGCAAGTCCAGCGCCATCAACATAATTGGCCAGTAGATCGTATGGAAACGAACAATTTCTTTCCCTACCAGATGAACATCTGCAGGCCAGAACTTGTTATACAGGGATGCATCGGATGAACCGTAGCCCAGTGCTGTAATATAGTTGGACAACGCATCAATCCACACGTAAACGACGTGTTTTGGATCGCCTTTAACTTTGACGCCCCATTCAAATGTAGTCCGCGATACGGCCAAATCTTCAAGGCCTGGCTTGATGAAGTTGTTGATCATCTCGTTCTTACGGGATTCCGGCTGAATAAAGCCCGGGTTCTCTTCATAATATTTCAACAAACGATCTGCATATTTGCTCATACGGAAGAAGTAGGATTCTTCTTTGACCAATTCAACCGGGTGTCCACTATCCGGGCTCTTAGCCGAGATAATCTCACCCTTCTCATTCTTCTCTACATCCACCAGTTGAGTCTCCGTGTAATACGTCTCATCCGGAATGCTGTACCAGCCTTCGTACTCACCTTTGTAGATATCTCCCTGTTTCAGCAAACGGTCAAAGATATCCTGAACGACGGTTTTGTGACGCTCTTCGGTTGTACGAATAAAGTCGTCATTGGAAATGTCCAACTTGTTCCACAGTTCCTTGATCCCCACAACGATATCGTCGATAAAAGCTTGCGGTGTCTGTCCTTTCTCTTGTGCCTTGCGCTCAATCTTCTGGCCATGTTCGTCGGTTCCTGTCAGATAATGAGCATTGTAACCGCGTAGACGCTTGTAACGAACCATC
Proteins encoded in this region:
- a CDS encoding zinc ABC transporter substrate-binding protein — its product is MKLLWTGLLILTLLVLSACGQDSSNSAKIVEGKVNVVTTFYPVYAFTTAIGGEDANVINLLPTGVEPHDWTPKSQDIVNTSKAQLFLYNGAGLEGWVPNFLKSLNSDTQVKSVAVSEGVKLLTAEGDDGHGHGEEHEDEHADEHTDEHTDGATSEDVADHHIDPHTWVSPKSAMIMAENIKNSLVEADPNHKTGYEQRYEELRTKLETLDQRFTDELANVPNNEIVVSHQAFGYLARDYGLTQHAIMGLSPDAEPTGQDIVKLAKLVKDEGIKYIFFEELVSDKLAKTLASEAGVETMVLNPVEGLTKEQATNGDDYFTLMEKNLQNLLIALK
- the mntR gene encoding transcriptional regulator MntR, producing the protein MPTPSMEDYLERIYKLIDEKGYARVSDIAEGLEVHPSSVTKMIQKLDKDEYLIYEKYRGLVLTPKGKKMGKRLMERHHLLEQFLTTIGVQEQNIYNDVEGIEHHLSWDSITCIESLVEYFRQDESRLRDLKNLQDVMSNTES
- a CDS encoding DUF1385 domain-containing protein → MPQQSKPVSYGGQAVIEGVMFGGKHVNVTAVRRKDGEITYLEVPKQDKSWVTKLRRIPLLRGIVSIIDSSVKGSRHLNYSADAYADDELEPEEKAKQKEKEGSGWSLSMIIGVTAVAILSFLFGKVVLTLLPVVIENFLFKNAFDNQFLHNLLEGGIKLILLLAYLWLISQTPMIKRLFQYHGAEHKVISAHEAGEELTPENVQKYSRLHYRCGSSFIMLTVIIGVFLYSLFTYDNLWERMGQRLLLLPVVLGISFELLKLTNSVRDIPVLRYLGYPGLWLQLLTTKEPTNEQVEVSIASFNRMRELDAKLANVSATSEVPVATLDPVKG
- the splB gene encoding spore photoproduct lyase, producing MSTSVASPPVRKAKGTKPFIPDLVYFEPGALEYDKGKRIMEWVTSKNIPYQMTTSHNRITNLPGETEQEKYRMAKRTLVVGVRKTLKFDQSKPSAEYAIPISTGCMGHCHYCYLQTTLGAKPYVRVYVNTEEIIQAAKGYIEERSPEITRFEAACTSDPVGLEHITENLSDLIRFMADEKYGRLRFVTKYHHVDPLLNLKHNGHTRIRFSVNSDYVIKNFEPATSRFEERIEAAGKIAHAGYPLGFIIAPIMWYEGWEEGYSELLQKLADTLPEEATKDLTFEMIQHRFTKTAKATIEKRYPKTKLEMDIEKRKMKWGRWGQYKYVYKDDQQDALREFITERIFEHFPLANIDYFT
- the metG gene encoding methionine--tRNA ligase, whose amino-acid sequence is MKQEHLKEEKSFMADQKTFYLTTPIYYPSDKLHIGHAYTTVAGDAMVRYKRLRGYNAHYLTGTDEHGQKIERKAQEKGQTPQAFIDDIVVGIKELWNKLDISNDDFIRTTEERHKTVVQDIFDRLLKQGDIYKGEYEGWYSIPDETYYTETQLVDVEKNEKGEIISAKSPDSGHPVELVKEESYFFRMSKYADRLLKYYEENPGFIQPESRKNEMINNFIKPGLEDLAVSRTTFEWGVKVKGDPKHVVYVWIDALSNYITALGYGSSDASLYNKFWPADVHLVGKEIVRFHTIYWPIMLMALDLPLPKKVFAHGWLLMKDGKMSKSKGNVVDPVTLIDRYGLDALRYYLLREVPFGSDGTFTPESFVERVNSDLANDLGNLLNRTVAMVDKYFEGKAPTFASNVTEFDASLEEAGHATVEKVEQAMENLQFSVALTAISQFVSRTNKYIDETQPWALARDEAKRDELASVMAHLIESLRIASILLQPFLTRAPHKIWAQLGIQEGELTAWDTAKQWGLVPTGNALQKGDPIFPRLDSEQEIAYISEAMTGGQKAAQPETSQADAGASAAVEPVTAPEGTEEIGIDDFAKVELRVAQVIACEPVKKADKLLKLQLDLGYEQRQVVSGIAKFYSPEEMVGRKVICVTNLKPVKLRGELSQGMILAASHGDQLTLATVPDNMPNGAQVK
- a CDS encoding metal ABC transporter ATP-binding protein — its product is MQQIMPLCHDPIIEIEKLSFSYGDQRVIENLDFMAQERDFVGIIGSNGAGKTTLLRMLVGLLPPAQGDIKLFGQSIRRFKDWDRIGYVPQKNAFNPLFPATVREVVMSGLYNNKNMFRRMSRKCQQQCTDAMQVMRIEDLANKRIGQLSGGQQQRVFLARALINHPDLLILDEPTVGIDAESQASFFELITHMHEHHRMTFLMVSHDMDRMESYLGSEAVVTNGKINFHVRHSHEVQDCAETNLQHTTAQVR
- a CDS encoding cytochrome c biogenesis protein CcdA, yielding MPDVNVWMAFVAGLVSFISPCCLPLYPSYLSYITGMTVQQLKDDRNQREVRFKTMTHTLAFILGFSAVFYSLGLGAGLFGQFFNDNRELIRQLSAILIMLMGLFLLGVFKPQFLMKERKLDMKWKPAGYLGSFIFGIGFSAGWSPCIGPILATIIAMAASEPTTWLALITGYTAGFAIPFFILAFFIGSTRWILRYSNVMMKVGGALMLFLGVLLFTDQMTKITIWLQQITPDWMII
- a CDS encoding patatin-like phospholipase family protein, coding for MLINAVFEGGGVKGISLAGAVQGAQDCGIQFNRVAGTSSGSIVAALLAAGYRAEEMKVIIENTPFASLLRRSPIFNTRWIGPAARLFLKKGLYSGEALESWIRKMLEQKGIRTFADLPQGKLLITASDISNGTILVLPDDIRRFGIDPAKLDVAKAVRMSCSIPYFFDPVVIRKSPVFSKGLPFQDQFVYVVDGGLLSNFPLWLFDGDRSERGGDVIPVVGFKMVGKTEVEPARIKGPLSMLQALVETMLTAHDERYIEQINRFRTVKIPTLGIKPTQFHLSLQDSTALYRSGATAGSEFFNGWNMKMYGEQLDKQRKELRKKQAEAPPLIPV
- a CDS encoding family 10 glycosylhydrolase — its product is MNVRKGLMLLLIFVLGLQTAGMTAQAAGQKEIAIFLDGNRLESDVSPYILPKVNVTMVPLRVISEGLGASVLWSQATRTVTIQKSDSVISMTSGRQQATVDNAVVGLDASVELKQGRVMVPIRFVSENLGIRVNWNQAAQTIDLYTGDESVPTPEPTPVTPAEPGGTGTVPASEEMRGAWISTVNGDWPTSGAKGNVEKQKQEYTKQLDTLQGMGINAVFVQVRANGDAIYPSGLVPWNSVLTGTQGKDPGYDPLAFMVEEAHKRGLEFHAWFNPFRATNSASTSNLAANHISKLHPDWIVNASGKLYINPGIPEARQHIIDTIMEVVNQYDIDGVHLDDYFYPSNVTFNDDAAFKTYNTLNTKDRAEWRRDNINQFVKQLGQSIHSVKANVEYGISPFGVWRNKSVDLTGSDTKAGVTAYDSMNADVRTWINQEWIDYVAPQVYWSMTLNVARYDKVVDWWANEVANTNVKLYIGHSPYKLGTPEIGWQTSQEIIDQLNYNKKYGSVKGDIFFSSQYLTKNPLGLIAKLKAYYGL
- a CDS encoding metal ABC transporter permease, with translation MEILMSDFFQRALAGGLLIGITAPLIGLFLVLRRLSMIGDTLSHVTIAGVALGFLIEVYPIAVGLIFAVLASFAIEKLRKAYKSYAELSIAIIMSGGVALASLFFTLGKGYNADVMSYLFGSIYTLDATDLKLVGVVTLIVVIVVALLHKEFFLLSFEEDAAAVTGLPVRILNMLITVMTALVISTAIKIVGALLVSALLTIPVAVSLLMARSFKSAIILSVVIGEIAVVLGLVVAGIWNLAPGATIVLLLIMMLILTMIGKKGFRA